In the Zingiber officinale cultivar Zhangliang chromosome 5A, Zo_v1.1, whole genome shotgun sequence genome, CATGCTGGACTGTATTCAGAGAGGGAATCTAAGGTGGGTTTCGACTGTGACATAGCATTGTGTGAGCCATGAATTCATAATTGTCAATTTTCCTTGATCTATAAAGCAATTCAACTAACATTTTCCTTTTGCTTTTTTAGTCATGAGGAGCTACTATGGAAGAGCAACTATAGATATGTTTCAAATTATCGTGAGAAAATTCACCATGACTATTTAGTCCAATCATCATAGATGCCACATTTACCTTTTGTTTTCTCCTAAATACATTTTCTTGGCAGTTGTTTTCTTCCTCAAAATTGTTGTATCTGTTGAATTGTTCTCCAAAGCAGAGTTCTACAAGCCATTTATTGCtggatttgaaaatttaaaattggaaAAGGTGGTACACAActtctcttatttcttcctcAGTTGGTTCTTACAAGCTCAGACTGATTGTCAATTTCTCACAGTTCTGCAAGAGCTCAGTGGAGCTGATGGGGGAATGCGACCAAGTGCGAGTCAAAGCTCTAACTGATGCTTTAGGAGTCCAGTTACGGATTGAACATGTTGTTCAGAGCTCGAACCACTCTATTATTCCACAGCTGCAGCACCATGACTACCAACCCTCTGCAAGCTGTGGCACAGCAGCTGCGGACCGCCCACCTGCCATCACCTTGCTGCATCGATGTGGCCGTTATTACATTCTGTACCTCTAAATGGTGCTCGTCTCTGAGATCATAGCAGCAATTCTTTAGGAATCAACTGGTCAGTGACCAAACTTCTGGTTTAGTTTCAATGAAAGTTTGATACATATGAGCATTAGCTCTTTTCTGCAACTGTTTGTTAATTTTCCCCCATAAAAATGCTCATTTCCGTTTGGATTGGTTGAGTCTTCTTCACCATTGCACTAACAGACTGGttttgttagaattttttttcttcttattttccaATTTTGCATCGAGAAGATTTTATGCAACGGGCTCATTAGTCAACGTCGCGCCCAACTGCTGCTTCTCGGCCTCCGGCGACTCTTCGCGCTGCAAGAAATCGGCAACAAAGTCGACGCTCGGGCCGACAACGAGCTCCTCCCATGCCGCGTCCGCCGCCGCCCGTCCCTTCACCAACACGTCGGTGGCGTCGACCTTCCGCACGCGCCGCCCGAACGAGCCGCACAGGCGGTTTATTTTCTGAAGCTGACAGCACGTTAGCTCGCACGTCTTCGCCTTGATCTCGTCGATTGCCGCCTCCATCAGCGCCGCCTTGACGGACTCTTCGGCGTTCTCCGCCTCAGCGCGGAGGAACCGGTCCATCTCCAGCACGCCGATGGCCCTTCGGGCCCCGCGGGAGTAGTCCGCGACGACGTCCGGGTCGAACAGCGCGCGCACCTCGTCGACCAGCCCGCTAGCCACCATGCGGTCCACCCGCTCCCCCAGGAACCGGTGCAGGACCGGCGGGTGGACGTCCACCCACAGGAAGCAGCACTCGAAGCGGCGGAGGAACTGGCGGTCGGCGCCCTCGACCAGCTCCTCGATGAAGGAGTTGGAGCCGCCGGCGATGACGGGGAGGCGGCAGCGGAGGGTGATGGACTCGACGGCTCGAGTGGCCTCGTCGCGGAAGTCTCCGGCGGTGAAGTCGGCGTCGGGCGGGAAGCCGCCGAGGAGGTGGTGGGGGACTCCCTGGCGCTCCTCGTCGGTGACCTTGTTGGTGATGACGTGGAGGCCGTCATAGATTTGCATTTTGTCGGAGTTGACGACTTCACCGCCGAAGCGGAGGGCGAGGTCGATGGCGAGACGAGACTTTCCGGTGCCCGTCGCGCCCATCACGAACACAACCTTCGCCTTTGCCATTGAGCCGACGACTTTTCATTTTGTCACTGTTCACCTtgaatttatattatttataaacTCATGGACGAATATGTATATTCCTACTCATTTAATAACGGGTAAGGATTAATCAGGCGTCTTTTTTATACTGAATTTATCCTAATTTCAACctcataatttataattttttataaaataatttttgattaaatttacataatttaaattaagttaataaaataatttaatataaaaattattagatcaagatgaaaaaaatcaattataaaaattattattttaataattcgaACATAGAGGATTTTGATTATTTAGGTATTATATATCAATTGAATAACGAAATATAAAAGAATTAAGATAACGTTCTtaagtttttcttttttgttcttttatgactTATTAGattaaatataattattctatataataatatcatattatatttagaatattataatattttttaaaaaaaactaataattatttactatcattatcaaatattttatcaTCGCGTATAATACAAATATGCTATTAGTCCAATATATTTTTTTCCACTATAAttttgatagattaaattttaataaattaatctggaacaaattaacttttaattaatcaatataatttattttatttaattaaaaaataaaattatacacTTAATCTAATTAGAATTACTgaatcataaataaaaaaaaataatatcgattttttaaattaatttaaattaattattttttacacACGTAGTAGCTATAATTAAATATACGATGAGGAATTGAGTTTTGtcttttaataattatatattctttttttttttttgggctaATGTTAATGTTAGGTTGATCCCAAAAATAACGTGTTATAAGATCTAACTAATAATATCTTAATAAGGACCGTAATTAGATATACTGTATTATATGAATCTGAATATTTGACCAGGGGCGGAGCTAAGCCCCTTTATTAGGTGGGACAAAAATTACCATCGTCTAACACTCAAATAATGGAAAATTAGCTATGGTATTTGTACTCACAAGGAAACCTGCAAATGGGGAGTGAGGATGAGGATTACGAGGAGAGATATGAGGGAAGAATAATTGatctataaaaaataattttaatttttgagtattgtttcttgttttagtttttttaGTGGGGCAAGACtcatgatattttaatttttgagtatGGTCTCTACTTTTATTTTTTAGTGGGGTAaaactctaatatttttataattttatacaccactaaaattactttcaaaaaatTAAGATGAGGTAATTATCCCACCAATGCAAAATGTGACTCCGCCTTTAGTTTGAGTTATGACTCGAGCATATGAGTAGAAGATAAGAGTTGCAGATATAGCTAgtatgttaaggtggatgtgtggatatatgaggatggatagaataagaaatgaaacattagagagaaagtcggaattatatctattgaggaaaaattatgaaattctgAAAA is a window encoding:
- the LOC121980064 gene encoding adenylate isopentenyltransferase 5, chloroplastic-like, whose translation is MAKAKVVFVMGATGTGKSRLAIDLALRFGGEVVNSDKMQIYDGLHVITNKVTDEERQGVPHHLLGGFPPDADFTAGDFRDEATRAVESITLRCRLPVIAGGSNSFIEELVEGADRQFLRRFECCFLWVDVHPPVLHRFLGERVDRMVASGLVDEVRALFDPDVVADYSRGARRAIGVLEMDRFLRAEAENAEESVKAALMEAAIDEIKAKTCELTCCQLQKINRLCGSFGRRVRKVDATDVLVKGRAAADAAWEELVVGPSVDFVADFLQREESPEAEKQQLGATLTNEPVA